GAACCCGCCGCTCCAGCGCGTCGTGCTGAAGACCGTCGGCGAGATCGGCGACGAGTCCGCCACGCAGACGGTCGCCGACCGCCTCGTCGCCGACGACCCGGAGATCCGAAGCGGAGCCGCCCGCGCGCTCGGCATGATCGGCGACACGCGCGCGATCGAACCGCTCTCCGACGTCCTGGAGGACGACGACAGCGACGCCGTCCGCGCCAGCGCGGCGTGGGCGCTCAACCAGATCGGCACCGAGCGCGCCCTCGAGGCCGCGAGCGAGCACGCCGACGACCGCTCGTACATCGTGCAGGTCGAAGCCGAGCGGGCCGCCGAGGCGCTCGACGAGGGCGGATCGACCGGCGCGGAACCCGAGGCGGCTGCGTAGGCCGACGATCCCCGGCGAACCTTTTTATCCGAGAACGGGACCAAACCCCCCGTGCGCAGGGTCGTCCTGATCTGGCTGGTCCTCGTCCCCGGACTCGTCGCGAGTCCGCCAGCCGCGGCCACCCTCCCCGCCGCCGAGCACCAGCCGGCTCCGCATCGGGATACGCACGCCCTCTCGGATCCACACCGGGAACCGCGCCGTGAGCCGCGACTCGCCGGCGTCTACCCGAACCCCGTCGCGGCGGACGACGCGGGCGAGTTCGTCGTCCTCGACGCGCCCCCCGCGACGCGACTGGGCGCGTATCGACTGGCCGACGAGGAGCTGACCGCCGACCTGCCGGCGACGACCGTCGGCGGTCGGATCGTCCTGACGACCGCGCCCGACCGCGTCCGTCGCCTCCTCGACGAGCGGGTGATCGGCGTCTCCGAACTCCCCGCGCTCTCGAACGCAGGCGAGCGCCTCCGGCTGCTCCGGAACGACGCGCCCGTCGACTCGCTCCGGTATCGGAACGCGCCGGAGGGGGAGCGATACGTCCGCGGGGCGGAGCGTCGCCGTTGGCGACCGCTCGGCGCGACCGACCGCCGCGTCGTCGAGAGCGGCCCGGCGAACGCCACGGCGTTCGTCCTCCCCGATTCCCCCGGAATCCCGGTTCGCGTCCTCGCTGACGCCGAGGAGCGCATCCTGCTCGCCGGGTACACGTTCACCTCCGACCGGGTCGCGACCGAACTCCTCCGGGCGCACCGCCGCGGCGTCCGGGTCGAGGTGCTCGTCGAGGGCGGTCCCGTCGGCGGAATGACGACCGCGCAGGCGAGCGCCCTCGACCGGCTCGCGGCGGCGGGGATCCCGGTTCACGTCGTCGACGGGCCGCGGGCGCGCTACGCCTACCACCACGCGAAATACGCCGTCGCGGACGACCGGGCGCTCGTACTCACGGAGAACTGGAAACCCTCCGGGATAGGGGGGCGCTCGAGCAGGGGATGGGGCGTCGTCGTGAACGACGCGCGGACCGCCGAGGCGCTGGCGGCGACGTTCCGCGCCGATACCGGCTGGCTCGACACGCGCCCCTGGCGCGCGTTCCGCCGGGACGCCTCGTTCGTGAACGCCACGGTCGCGGCGGGCGACTACCCGCGACGGATCGCTCCGGAGCGCCTCCGCGTTGAGCGCGTTCGGGTACTCGCCGCGCCGGACAACGCGGAGCGCGCGCTCCGCGGCGTCGTCGCGAACGCGACGCGCTCGGTGGACGTGGTGCAGGTGTCGCTCGGCGGTCCCGACGGCCCCTTCACCGGCGCGGCGGTCGCGGCGGCGCGACGCGGCGTTCGGGTGCGCGTCCTGCTGAGCGGCGCGTGGTACGTCCGGGAGGAGAACGCCGCGCTCGCAGAGCGGCTGAACGCGCTCGCGACCAGGGAGAACGTCCCGCTGTCGGTGCGCCTCGCCGACCCGCGGGGGCGATTCGAGAAGGTGCACGCGAAGGGCGTCGTCGTCGACGGCGACCTGGCCGTCGTCGGGAGCCTCAACTGGAACGCGCACGCCGCGCGAGAGAACAGGGAGGTGGCGCTCGTGCTGGAGGGCGAGGCGGTCGGGGAGTACTACGGCCGGGCGTTCGAGGCCGACTGGCGCGCGAGTTCGACGCGGACGCGCGTCCCGCTCGGCCTGCTCGGGGCGATCGCCGCGGCCGCGGCGGGGGTGCTGGCGCTCGCCAGGCGGGTGGAGTTCGAGTGACTCGAGGCGAGCCGAGAGAAAGGACTACTCCCGCAGGAGCGTGCTGCGGAGTTCCTCGTCGATCGCGGCGTCGGCCATCTTCTCGACCAGGGCGTCGAGGACCTCCTCGCGTCGACCGGAGACGAACTTGATGCTCCCGACGACGAGGTGGCCGCCGCCGGAGACGCCCGCACCGGGGTGCTCGTCGGTGAGCTGGGTGACCATCTCGGGAATGTCGAGGCGAACGCCGTCGCTGCGGAGGACGGCGAAGTCGGGACCGTAGCCGATGGTGATGACCGGGTCGCCGGCGTGCTCGCGGACCTTGCGGTCGTGGATCGCGCCGGTGGTCTTGCCGGGGGCGGGGTAGGTGAAGCGGTGGGCGTGGTTCTCCACGTCCACGCGGTAGAGGTGCGCGCCGTTGTCGAGCGTCCCGTGCTCGGTGTGCGGGAGCGCCACGTCGAGCTGGCGGTCGCGGTCGCGCTCGGCGCGCGAGGCGAGCAACTCGACCAGCCGCTCGTGACGCTCGCGGACGGCCGGGTCGACGCCGAGGACGTCGTTCACGAGGTTGGTCCCGTCGTTGTAACGGAGCCAGAAGGCGGCGTAGTCGAGCGCCTCGCCGACGTCGTCGAGGTCGTCCTCGTCGTACCCGGCCTCCGCGGCGAGCGCGAGGTAGTCGTCCATCGCGTCGGCGCGCGAGCGGTCGCACAGCCCCGCGACGGCCGGGATGTGACGCACCGAGTCCGTGAGGTCGGGATCGATCATGCGCGCGAGTTCGACGCACATCATCCCGGTCGTGATGCGGTAGTCCTCGCCGTGGAGGTAGGGGTTGACGTGCGCCTCGACGTACGGCTCGACCGCCTCGGGGTCGGGGTGGTGGTGATCGACGACCACGATGGGGATGTCGTACTCGGCGAGCGTCCGGTAGGCCGGCGTGTCCTCCTCCGTCGAGCCGTTGTCGAGCATGAGCAGGAGGGGGAGTTGCTGGCCGTGGCGCTCGCGGTCCTCCAGGGCGAAGTTGAGATCGCGCGTCACGTCCTCCATCTCGTAGAAGGGGGCCTTGCTCGGCAGGCGGCGAAGGAGGTGCCGCGGGGCGTCGGGGTCCTCGTTGACCTCGGCGATGTAGCGTTCGAGCGCGAGCTGGAGCGGGACCGACGCGCACATCCCGTCGCCGTCGGCGTGGTGGCGCATCCGGATCGGACGACCGTCGAGGATGGCCCGGCGGAGGATCTTCGCCACGCCGGCGAGGTCGTCGCGCAGTTGATCGAACGCGGGCCACTCGACGAGCGGTTCGGTGTCGTGCGGTTCGGCCGCCTCGTCGAGCGCGGCGTCGAGGTCGGCGCGGACCGACTCGGGGTCCTCGATCGACTCGACGCGCTCGACTTCGAGCTGGAACGAGCCGTTCCGGCGCTCGACCACGCCGACGAAGCGGACGAGGTCGCCGACGGCGAGGTCGGGGTAGGCGCGAACGCCCGCCTCCTCGAAGCCGGCGCAGGGCACGACGCCCGTCGCGTCGCGGAGCTGGAAGATCGTCGGGCCGCCGGTCTGGCGGATCTGGACGATCTCGCCCTCGAGGTGGACCGTGTCGCCCACCGCGTCGTCGAGGTCCGCGACGGCGACGCCGTGGTCCTGCTCGACGACCTCGGTACGGTAGTCCTCGGGCTGGATCTCGGTGAAGCTCAGGTCGCCGTTGTCCCGGATCTCCTCGAGACGGACGATGAGCGAGTCGCCGACCCGGTAGCTCCCCTGGAGTTCCGACTCGTGGACGAGCCCGGAGACGCTGTCGGAGAGATCGACGAAGACGCCGTACTCGACGACGCCGTTGACCGTAGCGTGGTAGTTCGCCCCGACTTCGACGACGTCGGCGGTGCAGTCCGGTGCGAGGTCGTACACCGTGATAGTAGAGACCGAGCCGGAGTCGTTTCCGGCGTGGAACGGAGACATTTGCCCATGCTCGGTTCCGATCATTTTTAAGTGTTGGCAAGCGTCCCCGCCGACCGCGCGCGAACGCGACGCGGCGGGCCGCCCGTTCCGGAACGCTTAGATGGAAACCGGGTCACCTCTCCTACATGCGGCTGTTCCGCTCGGGCGAAATCCTCGGCATCGCGCGCGCGACGCTCGAGTTCGCCCTCGAGGCGTCCGCCCAGACGCACCCCAACGAGTACATGGGCCTGCTGCGCGGCGAGGACGCCCGAACGCTCGGCCTCGACGAGTCGGGGACGGTCATCACCGACGTGCTCGTCATCCCCGGCACCGAGTCCAATCCCGTGAGCGCGACGGTAAAGACCGGTATGGTCCCGAACGACCTGCGCGCCGCCGGCTCCGTCCACTCCCACCCGAACGGCGTGCTCTACCCGAGCGACGCCGACCTCGCGACCTTCGGCAAGGGCGACGTTCACATCATCATCGGCGCACCCTACGGTGACGACGACTGGCGCGCGTTCGACCGCGACGGCGAGGAGACCGACCTCGCCGTGCTCGACGTGGAGATCCCCGAACCGGAGGAGCGCTTCTTCGACTTCACCCAGGCGGACATCGACGAGGAACTCTCCTACGACGAGGAGTGGAAGACCGGCGATCGAGAGACCGACGACGAGTGGGTCGACGACGAGCGGGCCGACGACGAGGGGTGGCGATGACCCGGACGGTCGTCGCGCAGGGGACGTTCGACATCCTCCACCCCGGTCACCTCCACTACCTCGAACAGGCCGCCGAACTGGGCGAGGTGTACGTCATCATCGCCCGCCGGGAGAACGTCACGCACAAGGCGAAGCCGGTCCTCCCGGACCGCCAGCGCCGGGACATGGTCGCCGCGCTCGCCCCCGTCGACCACGCCGTCCTCGGCCACCGGGAGGACATCTTCGTCCCCATCGAGGAGATCGCCCCGGACGTGATCCTCCTGGGCCACGACCAGCACCACGACCCGGCGGCGATCGCGGCCGCCCTCGACGAGCGGGGCATCGACTGCGAGGTGCGCCGCGCGACCGGCCGGGACCCCCGCTACGAGGGCGAACTGTTCTCGACGGGCGACATCGTCGACGCGATCTGTCGGGAGCGCTGCTAGCCCACCTTTTGCTGCGGTCGCGTGGCGGCGACACGCTTCGCGGTCGCCGCCGGCTCCCTGGCAAAAGCTGGATCAAAACCCTCCTCACCCCCTCAGTCGCTTCGCTCCTTCGGGGGTTCGTCGGTCCGCTCGCTCACTGCGTTCGCTCGCGGGTGCCACGCTGGTGTCGGCGGTGGTGAAACCAGTCTACCGTCGCGTATCTTTATATCTGAGAGCGGGACCAGTGGCCCCGTGCGCTGACTCTCGTCGCAGGGTGCTCGCGGTTGCGCGACGCCACGCCCTGCGAGTCGTCCACGGCGTCGCCTGTCCGCCAGGACGTTTTGCTGCGCACGCCTTCGGCGTGCTAGCAAAACCTCCACTAAAACCGCGCCTCACCCCCTCGCTTCGTTCGGGGATTCGGCGCGTCCGCTCGCTCGCGGTTCGAAACGGAGAGGGGACCGTTTCGTCGGTTCGCGATCAGCCGAGGAACCCGCCGTCGGCGAGGCGGTTCACGCCCTCCCTCAACCGCTCCTCGCTTGCCGCGTAGGAGAGGCGGGCGTAGCCGGGCGTGCCGAACGCGCTCCCGGGGACGGTGGCGACGTGCGCCTCGCTCAGCGCGTCCTCGCACCACCGGGCGTCGTCCTCGCTGACCGGCAGCATCATGTAGAACGCCCCGTCCCCGACCGGCACCTCCACGCCGCGGTCGGCGAAGAGATCCGTGAGGAGGTCGCGGCGCTCGCGGAACGCCTGGGCCATCTGGTTCACCGCGTCGTCGCACTCGCGCAGGGCGGTGATACCCGCGTGCTGGACGAAGTGGGTCGCGGAGGAGACCGAGTGCGACTGCACCTTGCCCGCCTGCCCGATCAGCTCCTCCGGCGCGGCGAGGTAGCCCAGCCGCCAGCCGGTCATCGAGAAGGCCTTCGAGAAGCCGTTGATCGTGACCGTGCGCTCGCGCATGCCGTCGAGAGTGGCGAGGCTGGTCGGCTCGACGTCGTAGGTGATCCGGTCGTAGATCTCGTCGGCGATCACCGTCACGTCGTGGTCCACGGCGAGGTCGCGGACGCCCTCCAGGGCGGCGTCGGAGAACACCGCACCCGAGGGGTTGCTCGGGGAGTTGACGACGAGCAGTTCGGTGTCGTCGGAGACGGTCTCCGCGAGGTCGTCGAGGGCCGGTTCGAGCTGGAACGTGGATTCCGAGAGGTCGACCCGCGAGAGCGACCCGCCCGCCAGCTTCGCCATGGCCTCGTAGGAGACCCACGCCGGATCGAGGAGGACGACCTCGTCCCCGTCGTCGACGAGCGTCTGGAAGGTCTCGAACAGCGCCTGCTTCGCGCCCGGCGTGACGACGATCTCGTCGGCCTCGTAGTCGAGGTTCCGGCGCGCGAGGTCGTCGGCGATGGCCTCCCGGAGGCCGCGGACGCCCCTGGTGGGTGCGTAGCCGGTGTGGCCGGCCTCCATCGCCTCCGTCGCGGCCTCGACGATCGCCTCGGGGGTCGGGAAGTCTGGTTCGCCGACGCTCAGGTCCACCACGTCCACGCCCTCCGATTCGAGTTCGGTGGCGAGGCCGCTGATGGCGAGCGTCGCGCTCGGTTCGACGCGTTCGACGCGGTCTGCGAAGTCGAAGTTCATCTCTCGTGTACCTCCATCGTCACTCTGCTACCTCCAGTTCGTCGACGAGCGCCAGCGCGCTCTCGACGGCGCGCGCCCCGTAGTCGACGCGGGCGCGCGCCTCGTCCATGCTCATCCCGGGGCCGGTGACGCCGAGCGCGACGGGCGTGTCGCGCTTCAGGCTCACGTCGGTCAGCCCCCGCGCGGCGGCGTGCCCGATCACCTGATCGTGGTCGGTGTCGCCGCCGTGGATGGCCCCGACGACGACGACGGCGTCCACGTCGTCGCGCCGGGCGAGGCGGTCGGCCGCGAGCGGCGCGTCGTACGCGCCCGGGACGGAGAGCGTCTCGACGACGTCCGCGCCGGCCTCCGCGGCCGCGTCGCGGGCCGCCTCCTCCATCTGCTCGGTGACCTCGCGGTTGAACCGCGCGACCACGAGCCCTAACGCTACCATACCTGCGCCGTAGCGAGGCCCGTTAAAAGAAGTACCGCTGTGCGGCCGATACTGCCGGAGGGGGCGACGGAGAGCGACCGAGTGAGGATTCCCGTCACGACCGCCTCGAGAATCCCCCACGCGGGCGCGATCCGGTGATCGCTCACCCGACCGCCGGCGGAATCGCGACCACAAGGGTTCTTACGCGCGGGCGACTGTTCCGGGGCAATGGCAGCAGGCGTCCGGAACTGGACCCCGCGACGCGCCTCCCTCGCCGTCGCCGCCGTCGCCCTCCTCGCGCTCGCGGCGCGCCTCCTCCTCCTCGGCGACCGGGTGGCTCACTGGGACGAAGCCCGCGTCGGCTACTGGATCCTCGACTACGCGCGGACGGGGAGCTACGAGTACCGCCCCATCATCCACGGGCCGTTCTACCACCACGTCAACGCGGTCGTGTTCTCCGTCCTCGGCCCGACCGACGCCGCGATGCGCCTCGTCCCCGCGGTCGTCGGCGGGCTCCTCCCACTCTCCGCGCTCCTCCTCCGCGAGCGCCTCCGGGGGGGCGAGCAGGTCGCGCTCGCGCTCTTTCTCGCCGCGAACCCCGTCCTGCTCTACTACACCCGCTTCATGCGCGGAGACCCCCTCGTCGGCGCGTTCATGTTCGTCGCGTTCGGCCTGTTCGTCCGGTACCTCGACACGCGCGCGTACCGGTACGTCCTCGCCGGCGTCGCGTTCGTCGCACTCGGGTTCACGGTCAAGGAGAACGCGCCGGTCTACCTCCTGTGCTGGGTCGGCGCGGCCGCCGTCGTCGCCTACTTCGAGCTGTTCGCCGCCGCCCGTCGCGGCGAATCGGTGAGCGGGGTCGTAGAGCGGTGGCTCGGCCTCGACCGCCGTCGCGCGGTCTGGCGGGCCGCGCTCGATCGGGCGCGGGCGGGAGACGACCAGCGGACGGACGACGATCGACGGACAGACGACGACGCCCCCCGGTCGAACGACGATCCGCGGACGATCGAGGACGGCGGCAGCCCCCGCGGCGCGCGGCGCGCCCTCGCTCCCCTCGCCGTCGCCGCCGCGGCCGTCGCCGAGTTCCTCGCGATCGTCGTGTTCTTCTACGCGCCGCGGTCGGGCGATCCGGACGAACTCGGCCTCGGGAACGCGCTCGGCGACCCCGCGATGTGGGGTCCGGTGGTCGAGGCGGCCACGCTGGGGTCGTGGCGCTCGTTCGTCGAGATCTGGATCGACGGGAGCGCGACCGAACACGGCTACCTCCCCTACCTCGGCGACTACCTCCTGACGCTCGCGTTCGGCGCGGCGATGCTCTGTCTGTTCGCGGTCGTCGGCTTCCTCGCGGAGAGCTTCGCGGAGGAGCGCCCCCGGGGGCTCGTCCTCGGCACCTTCGCGTGGGGGGTCGCCTCGGTGCTCGGCTACCCCGTCATCACCGACATAAAGGCCCCGTGGGCAACGGTGCACGCCGTGCTCCCGCTCGCGGTCCCCGCGGCGGTCGGCGTCGCCCTCGTCTACCGCTGGGGGCGGGCGGCGTTCGCCTCGAACGATCGGCTCGGCGTCGGCGTCGCCGCGACCGTCCTCCTGCTCGTCTCGGCGCAGGTCGGCGCGATGGGTGCCACCGCCGTCTACCTCCACCCGCAGTCGCCCGAGAACGAACTCGTCCAGTACGCCCAGCCCGCCGCCGACCTGCACCCGACGCTCGCCGACGTGGAACGCGCCGCGGCGACCACCGAGGGGACGGACGTGCTCGTCTACGGCGAGCGCTACGTCGACGAGCACCCGTCGCGGTCGAGCGCGTACCGCCCCGCCTGCGTCAAGTGGTTCGAACTCCTCCCGCTCCCGTGGTACTTCGAGCGCGGCGACGTCGCGGTGTCCTGCGCGCGGACGCCGGCCGAACTCGACGCGATGGCCGAGCGCCCGCCGGTCGTCGTCGCCGACGCGGGCGAGCGGACGGAACTGCGCGCGCGCTTCCCGGGCTACGAGGCGCGCACGGGCAAGCTCCGGACGACGGACTCCGAGGTGCTCTTCCTGGTCGACACCTCCCGGCTCCCGCGAGAGGGGGATCGGGGGCCGGAACGGCGTCGGCGCTGACGGCGCGAGCCGACGGTTCCGACCCGCCCGTCGGTCTGCGTCGGTCGCGAGTCGAGATGTCAACGGTTATCCCGACGGACGGGCGAGACGCTCACATGCAACTGTCAACGCCCGGCCCGACCGTCGGCGTGGTCGGCGGCGGACAGCTCGGCCGCATGCTCGGCGAGGCCGCGGGACCGCTCGGCGTCGAGGTCGTCGCGCTCGATCCGACCCCCGACTGCCCGGCCGCCCCCGTCGTCCGCGACCAGCTCGTGGGCGACTTCGACGACGCTGACGGCGTGCGCGAACTCGCGGAGCGCGCGGACGTGCTCACCTACGAGATCGAACTGGCCGACCCGGACCTCCTGGAGCGAGCGAGCGAGGCGACCGGGACGCCCGTCCATCCCTCGCCCGACACGCTCCGGACGATCCAGGACAAGCTCGTCCAGAACGAGTGGCTGGCCGACGCGGGCGTCCCGATCCCGGAGTTCGTCCGGGTGGACGACGCGGACGACCTCCGGGCCGCGGGCGAGGAACTCGGCTGGCCGGTGATGCTCAAGGCCCGCCGGGGCGGCTACGACGGCCGCGGGAACGTCCCCGTGGAGGGTCCGGGGGAGTGCGAGGGGGCGCTCGCCGAGGTGGGCGCGGGCGAGGCCGGCGCGCTCGCCGAGGCGCTCGTCCCCTTCGAGCGCGAACTCTCGGTCATCGGCGCGAAGGGCGCGGACGGGACGGCGACGTTCGCCGTCACGGAGACGATCCACCGCGAGGAGATCCTCCGGGAGTCCGTGACGCCCGCCCGGACGAGCGACGCGGTGCTCGAGCGCGCGCGAGAGGTCGCGGAACGCGTGCTCGACGCCACCGAGGGCCGGGGCGTCTTCGGCATCGAACTGTTCGAGCGGGAGGGGGAGGTGCTCGTCAACGAGATCGCCCCGCGCCCGCACAACTCCGGGCACTGGACCATCGAGGGGGCGCACGCCTCGCAGTTCGACCAGCACCTCCGCGCGGTGCTGGGGTGGCCGCTCGCGGAGACCGCCCTGCGCGACCCGACGGTGACGGCGAACCTGCTCGGTGCGGTCGAGCGGCCGACGGAACCCGCGACGCTCGACGGGGTCGAGGCGATCCTCGCGGAGCCGCGCGCGCACCTCCACTGGTACGGCAAGCGCGAGACGCGCCCCCTGCGGAAGATGGGCCACGTGACGCTCGTCGGCGGAGAGGGAGAGGAAGAGGAGGGACGAGGACCGAGCGACGGGTCGGAGGCGGACACGCTCCTCTCTCGCGCTCGCGACCTGCGCTCTGAGGTGACCGTCCGATGACCGTCCCCGAGGTCCGGTCGC
The Halomarina pelagica DNA segment above includes these coding regions:
- a CDS encoding phospholipase D-like domain-containing protein; protein product: MRRVVLIWLVLVPGLVASPPAAATLPAAEHQPAPHRDTHALSDPHREPRREPRLAGVYPNPVAADDAGEFVVLDAPPATRLGAYRLADEELTADLPATTVGGRIVLTTAPDRVRRLLDERVIGVSELPALSNAGERLRLLRNDAPVDSLRYRNAPEGERYVRGAERRRWRPLGATDRRVVESGPANATAFVLPDSPGIPVRVLADAEERILLAGYTFTSDRVATELLRAHRRGVRVEVLVEGGPVGGMTTAQASALDRLAAAGIPVHVVDGPRARYAYHHAKYAVADDRALVLTENWKPSGIGGRSSRGWGVVVNDARTAEALAATFRADTGWLDTRPWRAFRRDASFVNATVAAGDYPRRIAPERLRVERVRVLAAPDNAERALRGVVANATRSVDVVQVSLGGPDGPFTGAAVAAARRGVRVRVLLSGAWYVREENAALAERLNALATRENVPLSVRLADPRGRFEKVHAKGVVVDGDLAVVGSLNWNAHAARENREVALVLEGEAVGEYYGRAFEADWRASSTRTRVPLGLLGAIAAAAAGVLALARRVEFE
- a CDS encoding DHH family phosphoesterase encodes the protein MSPFHAGNDSGSVSTITVYDLAPDCTADVVEVGANYHATVNGVVEYGVFVDLSDSVSGLVHESELQGSYRVGDSLIVRLEEIRDNGDLSFTEIQPEDYRTEVVEQDHGVAVADLDDAVGDTVHLEGEIVQIRQTGGPTIFQLRDATGVVPCAGFEEAGVRAYPDLAVGDLVRFVGVVERRNGSFQLEVERVESIEDPESVRADLDAALDEAAEPHDTEPLVEWPAFDQLRDDLAGVAKILRRAILDGRPIRMRHHADGDGMCASVPLQLALERYIAEVNEDPDAPRHLLRRLPSKAPFYEMEDVTRDLNFALEDRERHGQQLPLLLMLDNGSTEEDTPAYRTLAEYDIPIVVVDHHHPDPEAVEPYVEAHVNPYLHGEDYRITTGMMCVELARMIDPDLTDSVRHIPAVAGLCDRSRADAMDDYLALAAEAGYDEDDLDDVGEALDYAAFWLRYNDGTNLVNDVLGVDPAVRERHERLVELLASRAERDRDRQLDVALPHTEHGTLDNGAHLYRVDVENHAHRFTYPAPGKTTGAIHDRKVREHAGDPVITIGYGPDFAVLRSDGVRLDIPEMVTQLTDEHPGAGVSGGGHLVVGSIKFVSGRREEVLDALVEKMADAAIDEELRSTLLRE
- a CDS encoding Mov34/MPN/PAD-1 family protein, whose product is MRLFRSGEILGIARATLEFALEASAQTHPNEYMGLLRGEDARTLGLDESGTVITDVLVIPGTESNPVSATVKTGMVPNDLRAAGSVHSHPNGVLYPSDADLATFGKGDVHIIIGAPYGDDDWRAFDRDGEETDLAVLDVEIPEPEERFFDFTQADIDEELSYDEEWKTGDRETDDEWVDDERADDEGWR
- a CDS encoding FAD synthase, with product MTRTVVAQGTFDILHPGHLHYLEQAAELGEVYVIIARRENVTHKAKPVLPDRQRRDMVAALAPVDHAVLGHREDIFVPIEEIAPDVILLGHDQHHDPAAIAAALDERGIDCEVRRATGRDPRYEGELFSTGDIVDAICRERC
- a CDS encoding pyridoxal phosphate-dependent aminotransferase, encoding MNFDFADRVERVEPSATLAISGLATELESEGVDVVDLSVGEPDFPTPEAIVEAATEAMEAGHTGYAPTRGVRGLREAIADDLARRNLDYEADEIVVTPGAKQALFETFQTLVDDGDEVVLLDPAWVSYEAMAKLAGGSLSRVDLSESTFQLEPALDDLAETVSDDTELLVVNSPSNPSGAVFSDAALEGVRDLAVDHDVTVIADEIYDRITYDVEPTSLATLDGMRERTVTINGFSKAFSMTGWRLGYLAAPEELIGQAGKVQSHSVSSATHFVQHAGITALRECDDAVNQMAQAFRERRDLLTDLFADRGVEVPVGDGAFYMMLPVSEDDARWCEDALSEAHVATVPGSAFGTPGYARLSYAASEERLREGVNRLADGGFLG
- the ribH gene encoding 6,7-dimethyl-8-ribityllumazine synthase translates to MVALGLVVARFNREVTEQMEEAARDAAAEAGADVVETLSVPGAYDAPLAADRLARRDDVDAVVVVGAIHGGDTDHDQVIGHAAARGLTDVSLKRDTPVALGVTGPGMSMDEARARVDYGARAVESALALVDELEVAE
- a CDS encoding flippase activity-associated protein Agl23, translated to MAAGVRNWTPRRASLAVAAVALLALAARLLLLGDRVAHWDEARVGYWILDYARTGSYEYRPIIHGPFYHHVNAVVFSVLGPTDAAMRLVPAVVGGLLPLSALLLRERLRGGEQVALALFLAANPVLLYYTRFMRGDPLVGAFMFVAFGLFVRYLDTRAYRYVLAGVAFVALGFTVKENAPVYLLCWVGAAAVVAYFELFAAARRGESVSGVVERWLGLDRRRAVWRAALDRARAGDDQRTDDDRRTDDDAPRSNDDPRTIEDGGSPRGARRALAPLAVAAAAVAEFLAIVVFFYAPRSGDPDELGLGNALGDPAMWGPVVEAATLGSWRSFVEIWIDGSATEHGYLPYLGDYLLTLAFGAAMLCLFAVVGFLAESFAEERPRGLVLGTFAWGVASVLGYPVITDIKAPWATVHAVLPLAVPAAVGVALVYRWGRAAFASNDRLGVGVAATVLLLVSAQVGAMGATAVYLHPQSPENELVQYAQPAADLHPTLADVERAAATTEGTDVLVYGERYVDEHPSRSSAYRPACVKWFELLPLPWYFERGDVAVSCARTPAELDAMAERPPVVVADAGERTELRARFPGYEARTGKLRTTDSEVLFLVDTSRLPREGDRGPERRRR
- a CDS encoding 5-(carboxyamino)imidazole ribonucleotide synthase — its product is MQLSTPGPTVGVVGGGQLGRMLGEAAGPLGVEVVALDPTPDCPAAPVVRDQLVGDFDDADGVRELAERADVLTYEIELADPDLLERASEATGTPVHPSPDTLRTIQDKLVQNEWLADAGVPIPEFVRVDDADDLRAAGEELGWPVMLKARRGGYDGRGNVPVEGPGECEGALAEVGAGEAGALAEALVPFERELSVIGAKGADGTATFAVTETIHREEILRESVTPARTSDAVLERAREVAERVLDATEGRGVFGIELFEREGEVLVNEIAPRPHNSGHWTIEGAHASQFDQHLRAVLGWPLAETALRDPTVTANLLGAVERPTEPATLDGVEAILAEPRAHLHWYGKRETRPLRKMGHVTLVGGEGEEEEGRGPSDGSEADTLLSRARDLRSEVTVR